The genomic window CATCGGCCCCGGTGATCAGGTATTTGCCGAAATTCTGCACCTCATTGATGCCGACCGCATGGCGCACGGCTTTGACCTCACGGGCGGTGGCCGCAAACGCGTTGGAGCGGCGGAAGGAAGGTGTTTCATAACGCGGTTCCGCGCCTTCCGCGAAGTAATTTGCCACTTCCAGCCCGTATTGCTGGCCCCAGACCGCGCCCATCTGATCGAAAATACCGTGGACCGGTGTGGTGCGGAAGGGCCGCGCGGCGGGCAGTTCCTCATTGGGATAGGCGACGGAGAACCGGTTCCGGTAGTTTTCGACGACTTTCGGCAGGGTGTAGCCCGGCGTGATCCAGCGGCCGAAACGGGCCACATCCATGGCGAACACATCGCGGTCGGGCGCGCCTTCGACCATCCATTGCGCCAGGGTGAGGCCGACACCGCCGCCCTGGGAAAACCCCGCCATCACCCCGCAGGCCGACCAGTAATTGCGCAACCCGGGCACCGGGCCGACCAGAGGGTTCCCATCGGGCGCGAAGGTGAAAGGCCCGTGGATCACCGATTTCACGCCCGCGGTTTCCAGGATCGGAAAGCGCTTATAGGCAAAGGCGATACTGTCTTCGATCTTGTCGAAATCATCGGGCAGAAGCTCATGGCCGAAATCCCAGCGGGTGCCGCCCACGGCCCAGGGTTTGCAGGGCTGTTCATAGAAGCCGATGCACAGGCCACGGCCTTCCTGACGCAGATAGCTTTCCCCGGCCGGGTCCATCACATGGGGATGCTCGGCGTCGCGTTCATAGATCTCGGCAATCTCGTCGGTGACGATATACTGATGTTCCATCGGATGCAGCGGCAGGTAGATGCCCGCCATCGCGCCGACCTCACGGGCCCAGAGACCGGCGGCATTGACCACATGTTGGGCGTGGATCGTTCCCTTGTCGGTCACCACATCCCAGGTGCCATCGGCGCGCGGATTGGTCTCGCGCACCATGCAGTGGGTGACGATGTCGGCGCCGCCCATACGGGCGGCTTTGGCATAGGCATGGGTGGTGCCCGACGGGTCAAGATGGCCATCCAGCGGGTCATAGAGGCCCCCCAGAATCCCGTCGGTATTGGTGATGGGCGCAACCTGTCTGATCTCCTCGGGGCCGAGGATTTCGGTCTCCAGCCCCATGAACCGGTGTTTGGCGCGTTCGGCCTTCAGCATATCGAAACGCTCTTGCGTGTCGGCGAGCGTCACGCCGCCCACATGGTGGAGACCGCAGGACAGGCCGGTCAGTTCCTCCAACTCCCGGTAGAGGCGGATCGTATAGCCCTGAAGCGCGGCCATATTGGTGTCGCCATTCAGCGTATGAAACCCGCCCGCCGCGTGCCAGGTGGAGCCGGAGGTCAGGTCCGAGCGTTCCAGCAGCATCACATCGGACCAGCCAAGCTTGGTCAGATGATAAAGAACCGAGGCACCGATAACGCCGCCGCCGATGACACAGACCCGGGTGGTGGTTTTCATAAATATCGCCTCTTCCTGACCTGCAGACATCTGAGGGAGAGAGGGACAGAGCGGCAAGCCGGAAAGCGACATTCGGTGTCGCGGAGGGGGTTTCAAGCGGTGTTGGAAAACTCCAGTTTTCCAAAGGGAATTCTCGAGAATTCCGGGGTATGGCGTCAGGGCAAAAGTTGAAATGCGCCATTTCGGGGGTGTTTGATCTGGATCAAGGTGGCGGTGCCAGGGGGTGTTAACCTTGGTTACGACTTTGTTAACCAGCAGAGACCTTGGAGGAGAGGTAAATGTCTGTATCCAGGATTGTTAAAACGGCTCTTCTGATCAGTGTTTTCGCGGCATCGCAGGGATTGGCCCAGACCAGCGCCATCCCTACGCCGCCCGCGTCATCATTCTGGAGCATCGTTGATGCATTGCGTGAGCCTGCAACACCGGTTCAGAGCAGATGTTGCCGGGTCTGCCGCGCCGGGCGCGCTTGTGGGAACAGTTGCATAAGCCGGAGCTATAGCTGCCATCAACCGCCGGGATGTGCCTGCAACGGTTAAGCCTTTTCCGCTAGATGATAGAATGGGGGCGGAGATTTTCCGATATAAGGGCGGCACGCCGGTAAGCGGCATTCAGGGTCTCGGAAGAATTTCCAGGGGGCGCTGGAAAACTCCAGTTTTCCACCCGGAATTCTCGAGAATTCCGGGCACGGGATGTCAGAGCTTGCGGATTTTCAGTTGTGTCAGGCGGTTCTGATTGCGGGAGGCGACCTCAAACCGGAAGCCATGGAAGCTGAAACACTGGCCTTCCACTGGGATGGATTGCGCCTCGTGGATCACCAGACCGGCCACCGTATTGGCCTCTTCATCGGGCAGGGACCAGTCCGTGGCCCGGTTCAGGTCGCGGATCGTCATGCCACCATCGACCAGATAATTGCCATCGCTGCCGGGGGTCAGGTTGATGCCTTCCTCGATATCGAACTCATCGGTGATCTCGCCCACGATCTCTTCCAGAATATCTTCCAGCGTGATCAGGCCCTGAAGCGCGCCATA from Rhodophyticola sp. CCM32 includes these protein-coding regions:
- a CDS encoding GcvT family protein, whose amino-acid sequence is MKTTTRVCVIGGGVIGASVLYHLTKLGWSDVMLLERSDLTSGSTWHAAGGFHTLNGDTNMAALQGYTIRLYRELEELTGLSCGLHHVGGVTLADTQERFDMLKAERAKHRFMGLETEILGPEEIRQVAPITNTDGILGGLYDPLDGHLDPSGTTHAYAKAARMGGADIVTHCMVRETNPRADGTWDVVTDKGTIHAQHVVNAAGLWAREVGAMAGIYLPLHPMEHQYIVTDEIAEIYERDAEHPHVMDPAGESYLRQEGRGLCIGFYEQPCKPWAVGGTRWDFGHELLPDDFDKIEDSIAFAYKRFPILETAGVKSVIHGPFTFAPDGNPLVGPVPGLRNYWSACGVMAGFSQGGGVGLTLAQWMVEGAPDRDVFAMDVARFGRWITPGYTLPKVVENYRNRFSVAYPNEELPAARPFRTTPVHGIFDQMGAVWGQQYGLEVANYFAEGAEPRYETPSFRRSNAFAATAREVKAVRHAVGINEVQNFGKYLITGADARVWLDRVMAGRIPAPGRLSLSPMLNPNGRLIGDFTISCLTETRFQLTASYGAQDYHLRWFDSLLEGDVHVTNISDTRTGFQIAGPNARALLQSVTAEDVSAETFRFMDVKPLTIGLSTALVQRVSYTGDLGYEIYVDAMEQCQLWHSLWKAGQDFGLKPFGMRAMMSLRLDKFFGAWLSEFSPDYTAAETRLDRFISFRKNTAFIGRAAAEADRATGPARKLCAFEVDATDADVNAYEPIWLDGKVQGFCTSGGYSHHAQKSVALGFLPSDRITDGLPVEIEILGDMRPARLITTPLFDADGARMRG